Genomic window (Trichomycterus rosablanca isolate fTriRos1 chromosome 16, fTriRos1.hap1, whole genome shotgun sequence):
GCCCGTCTCTGGAATAATCTATACCTTAATTACCCAGACTGAAGAGTAGACTTTAAATGTTCAGGCATTTTTActacatatttaattatttattaagatttgaaggtgatgttttacactttggcttCATTCAtaaaggacaggtagttacagattacccataattcatcagttcaagttcaacgCCAAACACCATCacggccaattttgtatctccagttcacctcacttataCAGCTTTGTACTGTTcaaggaaaccaacacagacacggagaacatgccaactccacacagaaaggacccttcacgctgtgaggcgacagtgctccccACCGAGCCAGTGTGTCTTCCTACAGTAGTggtagcaaggcccttaacttgcttagatcatacaccgatcaaccataacattaaaaccacctccttgtttctacactcactgtccattttatcagcttcacttaccatatagaagcactttgaagttctactgtacaattactgactgtaattcatctatttctctacatgcttttttaacctgctttcaccctgttcttcaatggtcaggacccccacaggaccaccacagagcaggtattatttaggtggtggatcattctcagcactgcagtgacactgacatggtggtggtgtgttagtgtgtgttgtgctggtatgagtgggtcagacacagcagtccactcttttagacactcctacctagttggtccaccttgtagatgtaaagtcagagacgatcgctcatctattgctgcagtttgagttggtcatcgtctagaccttcatcagtggtcacaggacgctgcccacggggcgctgttggctggttctcagtccagcagtgacagtgctgctgtgtctgatccactcataccagcacaacacacactaacacaccaccaccatgtcagtgtcactgcagtgctgagaatgatccaccacctaaataatacctgctctgtggtggtcctgtggggctcctgaccattgaagaacagggtgaaagggggctaacaaagcatgcagagaaacagatggactacagtcagtaattgtagaactacaaagtgcttctatatggtaactttgatactttggataaaagcatttgctaagtGCTGTAAAGATCAGGATCTAAAAAGCAAAGAGACGAGCTGGTTTGTTTGGAATCCTTCTACTAGTCACATTGTAGATTAACCGATTAACCCTTCATTCAACCATAATCATTACtgctcacaaataaaaacatggtaGACTACGGTGGTATTTGGCACATCTTATACTCTGTCATAACACAATCTGCTGCTATTTATGGAATGGACGTCTACCTCACGTCTACCTCATTGTCTATTGGTCAgagtcgcggtgggtccaattcattgaGCGAAAGGCAGGagacaccccagacaggtcgccagtccatggtccacctgggaaccaaacccaggactttcttgctgtgagtggacagcgctacccactgcgccacccacaAGTGTCTGTAAACTATTCCTATTGGTTTGATTCAAAGCTCTGAATTGTACTGACTGGTGCTGGTAAGCGTGGTCCACGATTTCTGAACTACCTGTCCACACTGGTTTCTTGTAGACGATTATTCATGATGGCCAACGCACCGACTCCACCAGAAAAGCCGTTCTGTCTGACATGGCTCTGTCTGGGATTCCCGTGTGCCGTCTCCGAGAGCTGCTTCTGCAGAATAGCCAGAGAAACCTTGTTAGCCATGAAGTCATTGACCGAGATCATCTCTCCTGAGAGTCTGTGCCCGGTGAGATACCCTGCGTCCGGCCCGAGTCCAGCATCGGTCTCACTGTCGCACACGGTTTCCACCGAGGCGGTGGTGAAGCGCTGCTTCCGTGCCGTCTCGTTGCCAGAAGCCGGGTGCACCGCGTTACGCTTCTGCGCCCTCTGACGGGCGTTTCCGGGGACGGGGTGAGTGCCGCGCCGGTGGGCGGGCAGGCAggggcagcagcagcagcattttGAGCCGTGCCTCCTGTAGGTGCGTCCCCGACACGGACACTGCACCCTGCTGCAGTCCAGCTTACCCAGGATCCAGTTCAGAGTCTGCttgatgatgatggagatgaCGTTAAAAAGCGAGTAGATGCAACACACGCCCATGAGGATGAAGAGACAGTTCCCGAAACGATAAGCCTCCTGAGCCGTGTAGGTCTCCCTCTGGCTGCTCACCAGATCTCCGAACCCGATAGTGCTAAACGCCACGAAGCAAAAATACAGCGAATCGAAATAG
Coding sequences:
- the kcnk12l gene encoding potassium channel subfamily K member 13 is translated as MPRRPNVSRSCCFSPHLNEDNARFGLLAAFILLYLLCGALVFSALERPSELRAHQLWDEQLANFTRKHRLSLESLQTLLRQFEQAFGTGIRVDPLRPRWDFSGAFYFVGTVVSTIGFGMTTPVTISGKVFLIFYGLIGCAATILFFNLFLERIITMLAYIMRWCHERQLRRAGVGGEEARGEDDSLEGWKPSVYYVMLILGIAALLIACCASALYSAMEDWDYFDSLYFCFVAFSTIGFGDLVSSQRETYTAQEAYRFGNCLFILMGVCCIYSLFNVISIIIKQTLNWILGKLDCSRVQCPCRGRTYRRHGSKCCCCCPCLPAHRRGTHPVPGNARQRAQKRNAVHPASGNETARKQRFTTASVETVCDSETDAGLGPDAGYLTGHRLSGEMISVNDFMANKVSLAILQKQLSETAHGNPRQSHVRQNGFSGGVGALAIMNNRLQETSVDR